In a genomic window of Salegentibacter salegens:
- a CDS encoding ABC transporter ATP-binding protein, whose amino-acid sequence MLKLKNVSFAYAEEPVLKNISFKLEKGENLSVIGESGCGKSTLLKLIYGLLHTEGNIFWGEKELLGPNFNLVPGEPFIKYLAQDFDLMLPLSVADNIGKHLSNQYPQKKKNRIKELLEVVELTELADKKAKLLSGGQQQRVALARALANEPELLLLDEPFSHIDHFRKNNLRRKLFAYLKENNIACIVATHDSTDALSFADKTIVLKNAKIYAENSPEELYQNPPNKYVASLFGDVNEIMLKDLFEAESSRKKVILYPEEIKLTQKSGIKATVKKSWFKGETWLIEADLNGKTIYFNHSKVLKKGKKVNLKVSEKLIESRLK is encoded by the coding sequence ATGCTGAAACTCAAAAATGTCTCCTTTGCCTACGCTGAAGAACCAGTTTTAAAAAATATTAGTTTTAAGCTTGAAAAAGGAGAAAACCTCTCTGTAATTGGCGAGAGCGGCTGCGGAAAAAGTACGTTGCTTAAACTTATTTACGGCTTACTTCATACCGAAGGAAATATTTTTTGGGGAGAAAAAGAACTTTTAGGGCCTAATTTTAACCTGGTGCCGGGAGAACCTTTTATAAAATATTTAGCGCAAGATTTCGATTTAATGCTACCCTTAAGTGTGGCCGATAATATTGGGAAACACCTTAGTAACCAATATCCGCAGAAAAAGAAAAACCGTATCAAAGAACTACTGGAAGTGGTAGAATTGACTGAGCTGGCTGATAAAAAAGCGAAACTCTTAAGCGGTGGCCAACAACAGCGCGTAGCTTTGGCAAGAGCACTGGCCAATGAACCCGAACTGCTTTTACTGGACGAACCTTTTAGCCATATAGACCATTTCAGGAAAAATAATTTACGCCGAAAACTTTTCGCTTACTTAAAGGAAAACAATATCGCCTGCATCGTCGCCACGCACGATAGTACTGATGCGCTTTCTTTTGCCGATAAAACTATCGTGCTGAAAAACGCAAAGATTTACGCTGAAAATTCACCAGAAGAATTATATCAAAATCCGCCGAATAAATATGTGGCTTCCCTTTTTGGGGATGTAAATGAAATAATGCTGAAAGATTTATTTGAAGCTGAAAGCAGCAGAAAAAAAGTGATTCTTTACCCTGAAGAAATCAAACTTACCCAAAAATCAGGTATAAAAGCTACGGTAAAAAAATCCTGGTTTAAAGGCGAAACCTGGTTAATTGAAGCCGATTTAAATGGGAAAACCATTTATTTTAATCATTCGAAAGTTTTAAAAAAAGGAAAAAAAGTAAACCTAAAAGTTTCAGAAAAATTAATCGAATCAAGGTTGAAATAA
- a CDS encoding DUF5687 family protein: MFKRFLWLEWKSFFRSASVGKSIGLKVLLIFLALYFSVAFLALGIGLYPLLQEAFPEQDPLQMVNRFVLLWLVFELGFRFMLQTLPVLDIKPLLNLPIPRRKAVNFVLIKSMYSFFNFLPLFIIIPFGIFCIYKGEYGTWNIIGWMIAMIAITQCVNFLNFIIKKKFTDNLKALIPVILTLVVLGALEYFEVFEISLWFGKMMDFLVLNPYLAIIPIILVIAFYKWNQLNLESKFYLDAGLKEKQKDADTKDFVWTKKFGTLAPFLQLDLKLIWRNKRPKTTIYMSLLLLCYGLFVYPSDMYEHPSIYVFVGIFMTGIFMINFGQFVPSWDASYYPLIMSQNIPVKDYLSSKAMLISFSVIILAILSTPYIYFGWNILLINMVAALYNIGVNVPILLYSGSFNKKRIDLDKSPFMNYQGTGAAQWIVGLPLMFLPILIFWLLDYFIGFEAGLIGLSSLGVLGLLLRSSLMKYIAGVYRKRKYAMINGFKQTGE; this comes from the coding sequence ATGTTTAAACGGTTTTTATGGTTAGAATGGAAATCATTTTTCCGTTCTGCTAGTGTGGGGAAGAGTATCGGGCTAAAGGTCTTACTTATTTTCCTGGCTTTATATTTTTCTGTAGCATTTCTTGCCTTGGGTATTGGTCTTTATCCTTTGCTGCAGGAAGCTTTTCCTGAGCAGGATCCATTACAAATGGTAAACCGTTTTGTTTTACTGTGGCTGGTTTTTGAGCTAGGTTTTAGATTTATGCTACAAACCTTACCGGTGTTAGATATAAAACCACTTTTAAATTTACCAATTCCAAGACGAAAGGCAGTGAATTTTGTACTGATCAAGTCTATGTACTCCTTTTTCAATTTCCTGCCGTTATTTATAATTATTCCCTTCGGAATTTTTTGCATTTATAAAGGCGAGTATGGAACCTGGAATATTATAGGTTGGATGATAGCAATGATTGCTATAACTCAATGTGTGAATTTTCTGAATTTTATTATTAAAAAGAAATTCACCGATAATTTAAAAGCATTAATTCCGGTAATTCTTACACTCGTCGTTTTGGGCGCGCTGGAGTATTTTGAAGTTTTTGAAATAAGTCTTTGGTTTGGAAAAATGATGGATTTCCTGGTTTTGAATCCGTATCTGGCTATTATACCTATAATTCTGGTAATAGCTTTTTATAAATGGAACCAACTTAACCTGGAAAGCAAGTTTTATCTTGATGCCGGCTTAAAGGAGAAACAAAAAGATGCCGATACAAAGGATTTTGTTTGGACTAAAAAATTTGGAACCCTTGCGCCATTTCTTCAATTAGATTTAAAACTAATTTGGAGAAATAAAAGGCCAAAAACAACAATTTACATGTCTTTACTTTTGTTGTGCTACGGCTTGTTTGTTTATCCCAGCGATATGTATGAACATCCTTCTATATATGTTTTTGTAGGTATTTTTATGACTGGAATTTTTATGATCAATTTTGGGCAATTTGTGCCTTCGTGGGATGCTTCATATTATCCTCTAATTATGTCACAAAATATCCCTGTAAAAGATTACCTGTCTTCTAAAGCAATGCTTATTAGTTTTAGTGTAATAATTCTGGCTATTCTAAGCACACCTTATATTTATTTTGGCTGGAATATCTTATTGATAAATATGGTGGCGGCTTTATATAATATTGGTGTGAATGTTCCTATTTTGCTCTATTCGGGCTCTTTTAATAAAAAGAGAATAGACCTGGATAAAAGTCCGTTTATGAATTACCAGGGAACAGGAGCAGCCCAATGGATAGTTGGTCTACCCTTAATGTTTTTGCCAATTTTAATCTTCTGGCTTCTGGATTATTTTATAGGGTTTGAAGCAGGCTTAATTGGTCTTTCCAGCTTAGGAGTTCTTGGTCTACTTTTGCGCTCTAGTTTAATGAAATACATTGCCGGTGTTTACCGAAAAAGAAAATATGCGATGATAAATGGTTTTAAACAAACCGGAGAATAA
- a CDS encoding ABC transporter ATP-binding protein: MITATNLSKIYGGTKVLNIDHLDIPTGESFGLVGNNGAGKTTFFSLLLDLIQPTTGNIFNNEITVSQSEDWKPFTASFIDESFLIGYLTPEEYFYFVGELRGANKADIDAFLANFEDFFHEEIIGRRKYLRDLSKGNQKKVGIVAALIGNPKVVILDEPFANLDPTTQIRLKKIIKELTENRETTVLISSHDLIHVTEVCERIVVLDKGIPVKDIKTSEATLSELESYFSGEVGATQAEEL; encoded by the coding sequence ATGATAACTGCTACAAACCTTAGTAAAATATACGGCGGAACAAAAGTTCTAAATATAGATCATCTGGATATTCCCACAGGAGAAAGTTTTGGCCTGGTAGGGAATAACGGCGCCGGTAAAACCACTTTTTTCAGTTTATTGCTGGATTTAATTCAGCCAACCACCGGGAATATTTTTAATAACGAGATCACGGTAAGCCAAAGTGAAGATTGGAAACCTTTTACCGCTTCTTTTATAGACGAAAGTTTCCTGATTGGTTACTTAACTCCCGAAGAATATTTCTATTTCGTGGGAGAATTACGCGGCGCCAATAAAGCGGATATCGATGCCTTTTTAGCCAATTTTGAAGATTTTTTCCACGAAGAAATTATTGGCAGAAGAAAATATTTACGAGACCTCTCTAAAGGAAATCAGAAAAAAGTGGGTATTGTGGCGGCACTTATTGGGAATCCCAAAGTGGTGATTTTAGATGAGCCTTTTGCTAATTTAGATCCAACAACCCAAATTCGCTTAAAAAAGATCATTAAAGAACTTACAGAAAACCGTGAAACTACTGTCCTTATTTCCAGCCACGACCTTATTCACGTGACCGAAGTTTGTGAACGTATTGTGGTTTTAGATAAAGGCATACCGGTAAAAGATATTAAAACTTCTGAAGCCACTTTAAGTGAATTGGAAAGCTATTTTTCAGGCGAAGTAGGCGCAACTCAGGCTGAAGAACTATAA
- the accC gene encoding acetyl-CoA carboxylase biotin carboxylase subunit, with translation MFKKILIANRGEIALRILRTCKEMGISTVAVYSTADAESLHVRFADEAVCIGPPPSNLSYLKISNIIAAAEITNADAIHPGYGFLSENAKFSKICEEHDIKFIGASPEMIAKMGDKATAKATMRAAGVPCVPGSEGVMKDFKECQKLAKEMGFPVMLKATAGGGGKGMRAVWKEENLEDAWNSARQEAGAAFGNDGMYMEKLIEEPRHIEIQIVGDSTGKACHLSERDCSVQRRHQKLTEETPSPFMTDSLRKKMGAAAVKAAEYIKYEGAGTVEFLVDKHRNFYFMEMNTRIQVEHPITEQVIDYDLIREQILVASGVPISGKNYFPQLHSIECRINAEDPYNNFRPSPGKITNLHAPGGHGVRIDTHVYSGYVIPPNYDSMIAKLITTAQSREEAINKMKRALDEFVIEGVKTTIPFHRQLMDHPDYVEGNYTTKFMEDFKMKPLEEED, from the coding sequence ATGTTTAAAAAAATATTGATTGCAAACAGGGGCGAGATCGCATTGCGCATTCTTCGCACCTGTAAAGAAATGGGAATTAGCACCGTTGCGGTTTATTCTACTGCAGATGCTGAAAGTCTTCACGTAAGGTTTGCCGACGAGGCCGTATGTATTGGTCCGCCACCCAGTAACTTATCTTATCTAAAAATCTCAAATATTATTGCTGCTGCAGAAATTACCAATGCAGATGCAATTCATCCTGGTTACGGATTTCTTTCTGAAAATGCTAAATTTTCTAAGATTTGTGAAGAGCACGATATTAAATTTATCGGTGCCTCACCAGAAATGATCGCAAAAATGGGAGATAAAGCTACCGCAAAAGCTACTATGAGAGCAGCGGGAGTACCTTGTGTTCCAGGATCAGAAGGAGTGATGAAAGATTTTAAGGAATGCCAAAAACTTGCGAAAGAAATGGGCTTTCCTGTAATGCTAAAAGCTACTGCCGGTGGTGGTGGGAAAGGAATGCGAGCCGTTTGGAAAGAAGAAAATCTTGAGGATGCCTGGAATTCTGCCCGCCAGGAAGCAGGCGCTGCTTTTGGAAACGACGGGATGTATATGGAAAAGCTTATTGAAGAGCCACGCCATATAGAAATCCAAATTGTTGGAGACAGTACAGGTAAAGCCTGTCACCTTTCAGAAAGGGACTGCTCGGTACAACGTCGTCACCAAAAATTAACCGAAGAAACCCCTTCTCCTTTTATGACCGATAGTCTTCGGAAAAAAATGGGAGCGGCTGCAGTAAAAGCTGCAGAATATATTAAATACGAAGGTGCGGGAACCGTAGAATTTTTGGTAGATAAACACCGAAACTTCTACTTTATGGAAATGAATACCCGTATCCAGGTAGAACACCCCATTACCGAGCAGGTAATAGATTACGATCTTATTAGGGAACAAATTCTTGTAGCATCAGGAGTTCCAATTTCCGGAAAAAATTATTTCCCGCAATTACACTCTATAGAATGCCGTATCAATGCTGAAGATCCTTATAATAATTTTAGACCTTCTCCCGGGAAGATCACTAATTTACACGCGCCAGGTGGTCACGGAGTACGAATAGATACACACGTTTACAGTGGCTATGTTATTCCGCCTAATTACGATTCTATGATCGCGAAATTGATCACTACTGCCCAAAGCAGGGAAGAAGCGATCAACAAAATGAAACGCGCTCTCGACGAGTTTGTGATAGAAGGTGTAAAAACTACTATTCCCTTTCATAGGCAACTTATGGATCACCCCGATTATGTGGAGGGGAACTATACCACTAAGTTTATGGAAGATTTTAAAATGAAACCACTAGAAGAAGAGGATTAG
- a CDS encoding transcription elongation factor, translating into MNSIKEKLFKACEAYLEERIKRIETSMAGLESDLGNETKSSAGDKYETGREMINLEINKLAEQLQQFKSLKNTLNVAKNRTNTSSAQLGTAVKTNMANYFIAIPANRIIVDGEEYFAIGANSPIAQLLLNKKVGEEITFNGKSAKLLEVF; encoded by the coding sequence ATGAATTCAATAAAAGAAAAACTTTTTAAAGCTTGCGAGGCTTACCTGGAAGAACGGATAAAGCGTATTGAAACTTCTATGGCCGGACTTGAAAGCGATCTGGGAAACGAAACCAAAAGCAGCGCTGGGGATAAATACGAAACCGGGCGGGAAATGATAAACCTGGAAATAAATAAACTTGCGGAACAACTGCAGCAATTTAAAAGCCTAAAAAATACGCTTAATGTTGCTAAAAACAGGACGAATACCAGTTCTGCGCAATTGGGAACTGCGGTAAAAACCAATATGGCTAATTATTTTATCGCAATCCCGGCAAATCGCATTATCGTTGATGGGGAAGAGTATTTTGCCATTGGCGCCAATTCTCCGATCGCACAATTATTACTAAATAAAAAAGTCGGTGAGGAAATTACTTTTAATGGAAAATCGGCTAAACTCCTTGAAGTGTTTTAA
- a CDS encoding ferredoxin--NADP reductase, whose protein sequence is MSQFFPLEIKEVIRETPQAVSLSFNIPENLKEEFKFDAGQYITIKIKLGDEELRRAYSLCSAPNSGEFKVTVKEVEGGKFSVIANNKLNAGDILEVHPPEGKFILKPTGETKSYAAFAAGSGITPVLSIIKTVLAEEPKSRFVLTYGNKSPEETIFFKELLELQAKFPDRLFIEFVYSRTREDDSHFGRIETSTVNFVVKNKFKDHPFDAFYLCGPEEMINQVSDVLKENGVTEDKILYELFTSEETGAIETNVEGQTELTIMVDDEETTFSMDTKETVLDAALEHDLDVPYSCQGGICSSCIARIVEGKVEMRKNQILTDEEIAEGLILTCQAQPLTPKLKVDYDDV, encoded by the coding sequence ATGAGTCAGTTTTTTCCGTTAGAAATAAAAGAAGTAATTAGGGAAACCCCGCAGGCAGTGAGCTTGTCTTTTAATATTCCAGAAAACTTAAAAGAAGAGTTTAAGTTTGACGCGGGTCAATATATTACGATAAAAATAAAGTTAGGCGACGAAGAACTAAGGCGTGCTTATTCGCTTTGTTCGGCACCAAATTCGGGAGAATTCAAGGTTACCGTTAAAGAGGTTGAAGGTGGTAAATTCTCAGTAATTGCCAATAATAAACTCAATGCCGGCGATATTTTAGAAGTACACCCGCCAGAAGGAAAATTTATTTTAAAACCCACCGGCGAAACCAAATCTTATGCGGCCTTTGCTGCAGGAAGTGGGATCACTCCTGTACTTTCTATTATTAAAACTGTTTTAGCTGAAGAACCTAAAAGCAGGTTTGTACTTACCTACGGAAATAAATCACCCGAAGAAACCATATTTTTTAAGGAATTACTGGAATTGCAAGCCAAATTCCCCGACAGGCTTTTTATTGAATTTGTTTACAGCCGCACCAGGGAAGACGATTCACATTTTGGAAGAATTGAAACCAGCACGGTGAATTTTGTGGTAAAAAATAAGTTTAAAGATCACCCCTTTGATGCTTTCTACCTTTGTGGGCCAGAAGAAATGATTAACCAGGTAAGCGATGTTTTAAAAGAAAACGGAGTTACCGAAGACAAAATTCTTTACGAGCTCTTTACTTCTGAAGAAACCGGCGCTATAGAAACCAATGTAGAAGGCCAAACCGAACTTACTATTATGGTAGACGACGAGGAGACCACTTTCTCTATGGATACCAAAGAAACGGTTTTAGACGCCGCTTTAGAGCACGATTTAGACGTGCCGTATTCCTGCCAGGGCGGGATTTGCAGCAGTTGTATTGCCAGGATCGTAGAAGGAAAAGTCGAAATGCGTAAAAATCAAATCTTAACCGACGAAGAAATTGCAGAAGGTTTGATCCTTACCTGCCAGGCGCAACCGCTAACCCCAAAATTAAAGGTAGATTACGACGATGTTTAA
- the accB gene encoding acetyl-CoA carboxylase biotin carboxyl carrier protein, translated as MDLKEIQNLIKFVAKSGASEVKLETGDVKITIKTGSDEKETIVQHVPMGGQMQHMPAQPQPQQHQQPQAPAPSQESDSQGKEEQKAPEGEDSNYITVKSPIIGTFYRKPSPDKPTFVEVGDSIKEGDVLCVIEAMKLFNEIESEVSGKIVKVLVDDSSPVEFDQPLFLVDPS; from the coding sequence ATGGATTTAAAAGAAATTCAGAATTTAATCAAGTTTGTAGCCAAATCTGGTGCCAGCGAGGTAAAACTGGAAACGGGCGATGTAAAGATCACCATTAAAACAGGCTCAGACGAAAAAGAAACTATTGTTCAACATGTGCCAATGGGTGGCCAAATGCAGCATATGCCTGCACAGCCCCAGCCTCAGCAGCATCAACAGCCACAGGCTCCGGCTCCTTCTCAGGAGAGTGATTCGCAGGGCAAGGAAGAGCAAAAAGCACCTGAGGGTGAAGATTCAAACTATATTACTGTAAAATCTCCTATAATCGGAACATTCTACCGCAAACCTTCCCCAGATAAACCCACTTTCGTAGAAGTTGGAGATTCAATTAAAGAAGGTGATGTGCTTTGTGTAATTGAGGCTATGAAACTTTTCAATGAAATTGAAAGCGAAGTTTCAGGAAAAATAGTAAAAGTACTGGTAGACGATTCCTCTCCTGTAGAGTTCGATCAGCCATTATTTTTAGTAGACCCATCATAA
- a CDS encoding NAD(P)/FAD-dependent oxidoreductase → MNLSYWETKTWFSNIDFCIIGSGITGLNCALNLKERFPKSKILILERGILPNGASTKNAGFACFGSVSEILDDLNSHSEEEVMQLIQKRLKGLKLLRKNLGDQNIGYKEYGGYELFTNADSALFEECKSAIPNLNNMLKPIFRDAVFGIQKDSFGFLNIQKKLIFNQFEGQLNTGKMMEALLHKVQKAGIKILNNTTVEEFVETEDSVKIKTDKLEFSANKLLIATNGFASQLGIPEVKPARAQVLITKPIKNLKIKGTFHLDKGYYYFRNINDRILFGGGRNLDLETEETTEIAQTELIQQKLEELLKTTVLPETFFTIDQRWSGIMGVGKQKNPVVKQISENVYCGVRLGGMGVAIGSLVGKELSELIK, encoded by the coding sequence ATGAATCTTTCTTACTGGGAAACCAAAACCTGGTTTTCAAATATCGATTTTTGTATTATCGGCAGCGGGATTACGGGTCTAAATTGTGCACTAAACTTAAAAGAACGTTTTCCAAAATCTAAGATCCTGATTTTAGAACGTGGCATTTTGCCGAACGGAGCAAGTACAAAAAATGCCGGATTTGCCTGTTTTGGAAGCGTTTCTGAGATCCTGGATGATCTTAATTCACATTCTGAAGAAGAAGTGATGCAACTCATACAAAAGCGATTAAAAGGTTTGAAGTTGCTTCGGAAGAATCTTGGAGATCAAAATATTGGTTATAAAGAATACGGGGGCTACGAACTTTTTACCAATGCGGATAGTGCTCTTTTTGAAGAGTGTAAATCGGCTATACCAAACCTTAATAACATGCTGAAGCCTATATTTAGAGATGCGGTTTTTGGCATCCAAAAAGACAGTTTTGGTTTTCTGAATATTCAGAAAAAACTCATTTTTAATCAATTTGAAGGACAGTTAAATACCGGGAAAATGATGGAAGCTTTGCTACATAAAGTGCAGAAAGCCGGTATAAAAATCCTGAATAATACTACAGTTGAAGAATTTGTAGAAACAGAGGATTCAGTAAAAATTAAAACTGATAAATTAGAATTTTCAGCAAATAAATTACTGATCGCTACCAACGGATTTGCTTCACAACTGGGAATTCCTGAAGTCAAACCGGCGCGCGCCCAGGTTTTGATCACCAAGCCGATTAAAAATCTGAAAATTAAAGGCACGTTTCATTTAGATAAAGGTTATTATTATTTTAGAAATATAAATGATCGAATTCTTTTTGGCGGCGGAAGAAACCTTGATCTTGAAACCGAAGAAACCACCGAAATCGCTCAAACTGAACTTATTCAGCAGAAACTGGAAGAATTGCTTAAAACCACTGTTTTACCCGAAACTTTCTTTACAATTGATCAACGCTGGAGCGGAATTATGGGCGTGGGAAAACAGAAAAACCCGGTCGTTAAACAAATTTCAGAAAATGTTTATTGCGGAGTTCGTTTAGGTGGAATGGGGGTTGCCATTGGTAGCCTGGTAGGAAAAGAACTTTCAGAATTGATAAAATGA
- a CDS encoding beta-ketoacyl-ACP synthase III, with product MNKITAAITAVGAYVPDDVLTNKMLEEMVETNDEWIFSRTGIRERRILKDPSKGTSYLGIEAAKDLIEKSNLDPKEIDLVILASVTPDLPVAATAVHVATQIGAINAFAYDLQAACSGFLYGMSTGSAYIESGRYKKVLIIGADKMSSIIDYTDRTTCIIFGDGAGAVLMEPNEEGFGLQDEILRSDSIGRDSLRIEAGGSLMPPTAETVANKLHYVRQDGKTVFKFAVSNMAEVSANIMERNKLTNEDVDWLVAHQANKRIVGATASRMGLEDKKVLMNIERYGNTTSATLPLLLSDYEKQFKKGDNLVFASFGGGFTWGATYLKWAYNS from the coding sequence ATGAATAAAATCACAGCAGCTATTACCGCTGTGGGTGCTTACGTGCCCGACGATGTGTTGACCAACAAAATGTTGGAAGAAATGGTTGAGACCAATGATGAATGGATCTTCAGCCGAACCGGAATAAGAGAACGCCGAATACTTAAAGACCCTAGTAAAGGAACTTCATACTTAGGAATAGAAGCAGCTAAAGATTTAATAGAAAAATCTAATCTCGATCCAAAAGAAATAGACCTTGTTATTCTTGCTTCTGTCACTCCAGATTTACCTGTAGCAGCTACAGCAGTTCACGTTGCTACCCAAATAGGTGCTATAAATGCTTTTGCTTACGATCTTCAAGCCGCCTGTTCAGGATTTTTATACGGTATGTCTACAGGTTCAGCCTATATAGAATCTGGGCGATACAAAAAGGTATTAATAATTGGAGCCGATAAAATGTCTTCTATTATTGATTATACCGATAGAACTACTTGTATTATCTTTGGAGATGGTGCAGGTGCCGTGCTTATGGAACCAAATGAAGAAGGTTTTGGCCTACAGGATGAAATTCTTAGAAGCGATTCTATTGGGCGGGATTCCCTTAGAATAGAAGCCGGAGGCTCTTTAATGCCGCCCACGGCAGAAACTGTAGCCAATAAATTACATTATGTGAGACAGGACGGTAAAACAGTTTTTAAATTTGCGGTTTCTAATATGGCAGAAGTTAGTGCTAATATTATGGAGCGTAATAAATTAACCAATGAAGATGTAGACTGGCTTGTTGCGCACCAGGCAAATAAACGTATTGTGGGAGCCACGGCTAGCCGCATGGGACTTGAAGATAAAAAAGTGCTTATGAATATTGAGCGCTACGGAAATACTACCTCGGCTACTTTGCCTTTATTGCTTAGCGATTACGAAAAGCAATTTAAAAAAGGAGATAATTTAGTTTTTGCTTCATTTGGGGGCGGCTTCACCTGGGGGGCGACCTACTTAAAATGGGCATATAATTCTTAA
- the mtgA gene encoding monofunctional biosynthetic peptidoglycan transglycosylase, translating to MIKKIFKFFLKLVGILILFSLFMVVLYKWVPVPFTPLMAIRYFENPDEKIQHSWVPRQDISRHLQLGLIASEDQNFVKHRGFDIEAIEKAIEDNQKGKRVRGASTISQQTAKNVFLWPGRNWFRKGLEVYFTFLIETLWSKERILEVYLNSIEMGGGVYGAEAAAQHWFNKSAANLSVYEAAAIAAILPNPREYRANPASNYINQRINWIVRQMQNYGKFSLE from the coding sequence ATGATAAAGAAAATCTTCAAATTCTTCTTGAAACTGGTAGGAATCCTAATCCTGTTTTCACTTTTTATGGTGGTACTTTATAAATGGGTTCCGGTGCCTTTTACACCGTTGATGGCCATTCGTTATTTTGAAAATCCCGATGAAAAAATTCAACATTCCTGGGTGCCACGGCAAGATATTTCCCGGCATTTGCAATTGGGCTTAATTGCCAGCGAAGATCAAAATTTTGTAAAGCATCGTGGATTTGATATTGAAGCTATAGAAAAGGCGATAGAGGATAATCAAAAAGGAAAGCGGGTGCGCGGTGCCAGCACGATTTCTCAACAAACTGCGAAAAATGTGTTTTTATGGCCGGGTAGAAATTGGTTTCGAAAAGGCCTGGAAGTTTATTTTACTTTTTTGATCGAAACTTTGTGGAGTAAAGAACGAATTTTAGAAGTTTACCTGAATAGTATAGAGATGGGAGGCGGAGTGTATGGGGCTGAGGCCGCCGCGCAACATTGGTTCAATAAATCGGCTGCAAATCTTTCGGTTTATGAAGCCGCGGCGATTGCGGCTATTTTGCCGAATCCCAGGGAATACCGGGCAAATCCCGCTAGTAATTATATCAATCAGCGGATAAACTGGATTGTAAGGCAAATGCAGAATTATGGGAAATTTAGTTTGGAGTAA